The Synergistaceae bacterium sequence TCCTAAGGGCGTTGAACGCCGGCCTGTCCCCGATCGCCACCGCGAATATCAAACCCAGGCTCCGCATGACGGCGCTTTACGCGCTTGGCCAGGACAGAAGGCTTCTCGTCTGCGGCACGGACAACAGATCGGAGAGGATGATCGGCTACTTCACGAAGCATGGTGACGGCGCGTGCGATCTCCTCCCCATCGCTGACCTCCTGAAGTCCGAGGTGCGGCTTTTGGCGGAACACTTGGGCGTCCCGGGAAGGGTGATAACCAAGGCTCCGTCCGCGGGACTGTGGGAGGGACAGACCGATGAGCAGGAGATGGGACTGACCTACGACCAGATCGATTCATACTTCTCGTCGACGAAAGTGGACGAGGAGGCCGCCGCCAGGATTTCCCGTATGGCGAGCGCATCGGAGCACAAGAGAGAGCTCCCCCCGATATGTTATCCATAGGACAGATCATTTTTAAGGAGTGATTGTTTTGGCGGGCCATTCTAAATGGGCGAATATAAAGCGCAGGAAAGGGGCTCAGGACGCTAAGAGGGGCAACCTCTTCCAGAAACTTGTCAAGGCCATAATAGTCGCGGCGAGGGAGGGCGGCCCGGATCCGGCCATGAACATGCGTCTCAAGGCGGCGATAGACCGGGCCAAGGCAGCCAGCGTCCCCAACGACAATATCATAAGAGGAATAAAGAGAGGCACCGGGGAGCTGGAGGGCGGGCAGCTCGAGGAGATCGTCTACGAGGCGTACGGTCCCAACGGCGTCGCCATACTGCTCGAGGTCCTCACGGACAACAGAAACAGGACCGCCTCCGAGATGAGGGCCCTGTTGACGAGGAACGGCGGCAACCTGGGCGAGTCAGGGAGCGTGGCGTGGATGTTCGAGCGCAAGGGCGTAGTGGAGGTCACGGGCAAGGATATAGACGAGGAAGAGCTGATGACCGTGGCTCTCTACTCGGGCGCCGAAGATATGCAGGAGGAGGGCGACGGCTTTATCATCCACTCCGAGCCGGGTGCCTTCGGCGGGATCAAGGAGGCCCTGGAAACGGCGGGGTACGTGGTGGAGAGAGCCGAGACGGAGATGATCTCCAGCAATACGGTCCTGGTCGACGATGCCGAGAAGGCCGGGAGAGTGCTGCGCCTGATGGACCTCCTGGAGGAGCACGACGACGTCCAGAACGCCTACAGCAACTTCGACATACCGGACGAGATAATGGAAAGCCTGGACGATTGACAAGTTGTTGAGATGCATTGGAATCGACCCGGGCCTGGGAAGAATGGGAGTGGCGGCGGTAGCCATGGATGGACGGGTATTTCGCCTGATCTCCTGCGGCTGCATAGAGACTCCTCCCGGCATGCCTTTGCCGGCGCGCCTGAACATGATCTTCAAGGAGCTGGGGGATCATATCGAGGAGTGCACACCTGATTTCATGTCGATAGAGAAGCTCTTCTTCGGAAAGAACATCACGACGGCGGAGTCGGTCTGGCAGGCCCGAGGCGTGGCGCTCTTACAGGCCGATCGATACAACCTTCCTGTCTTCGAACCAAAACCTTCGCAGATCAAGCTGGCCGTGTGCGGATACGGCACCGCTCCCAAGGAGCAGGTTCAGAGGATGTCGCAGAGGCTTCTCGGGCTCTCCTATCTTCCAAAACCGGACGACGCCGCCGATGCGATAGGTGCGGCCATCAC is a genomic window containing:
- the nadE gene encoding NAD(+) synthase, producing MSYQRRDTAKVCDSIVKWLKEQVSNAGAAGGIVGLSGGIDSAVVAALLRRAFGDDMLAVSLPCGSSKEDLDDARLVAAALDLPFAEIDLTPVFTSILRALNAGLSPIATANIKPRLRMTALYALGQDRRLLVCGTDNRSERMIGYFTKHGDGACDLLPIADLLKSEVRLLAEHLGVPGRVITKAPSAGLWEGQTDEQEMGLTYDQIDSYFSSTKVDEEAAARISRMASASEHKRELPPICYP
- a CDS encoding YebC/PmpR family DNA-binding transcriptional regulator, whose amino-acid sequence is MAGHSKWANIKRRKGAQDAKRGNLFQKLVKAIIVAAREGGPDPAMNMRLKAAIDRAKAASVPNDNIIRGIKRGTGELEGGQLEEIVYEAYGPNGVAILLEVLTDNRNRTASEMRALLTRNGGNLGESGSVAWMFERKGVVEVTGKDIDEEELMTVALYSGAEDMQEEGDGFIIHSEPGAFGGIKEALETAGYVVERAETEMISSNTVLVDDAEKAGRVLRLMDLLEEHDDVQNAYSNFDIPDEIMESLDD
- the ruvC gene encoding crossover junction endodeoxyribonuclease RuvC; the protein is MRCIGIDPGLGRMGVAAVAMDGRVFRLISCGCIETPPGMPLPARLNMIFKELGDHIEECTPDFMSIEKLFFGKNITTAESVWQARGVALLQADRYNLPVFEPKPSQIKLAVCGYGTAPKEQVQRMSQRLLGLSYLPKPDDAADAIGAAITGFSLLAEERRISGARRDHA